From a region of the Neisseria subflava genome:
- a CDS encoding class 1 fructose-bisphosphatase yields MNTLNQFLAQHLPEHKLPQELASVLESVAAACLDINAKVRLGALSGVLGMAGTGNIQGEDQKKLDVIANNIMIDVLKANANIAGLASEEEDTYVATHENGGYLVLFDPLDGSSNIDVNISVGTIFSILAKPEGALTTESFLQKGRDQVAAGYVLYGPQTQLVLTVGHGVFVFTLDDANQFLLTKENPRVPESTKEFAINMSNQRHWFAPVQQYIDELLAGETGVRGKNYNMRWVASMVAEIHRILMRGGVFMYPQDKRDPSKPGKLRLMYEANPMSLIMEQAGGASNDAIEAMLDIQPTGLHQRVAVFMGSREEVEYVYNLHQK; encoded by the coding sequence ATGAATACATTGAACCAATTCTTAGCCCAACACCTGCCCGAACACAAACTGCCGCAAGAGCTGGCCAGCGTATTGGAATCCGTAGCCGCCGCCTGTTTGGATATCAACGCCAAAGTCCGCCTCGGCGCACTTTCCGGCGTTTTGGGTATGGCAGGTACCGGCAACATCCAAGGCGAAGACCAAAAGAAACTCGATGTCATCGCCAACAATATCATGATTGATGTTTTAAAAGCCAATGCCAATATCGCAGGCCTTGCCAGCGAAGAAGAAGACACCTATGTCGCCACACACGAAAACGGCGGCTATTTGGTATTGTTTGACCCGCTGGATGGCTCTTCCAATATCGACGTCAACATCTCCGTCGGCACCATCTTCTCCATTTTGGCGAAACCTGAAGGTGCATTGACTACCGAATCCTTCCTGCAAAAAGGCCGCGACCAAGTAGCCGCAGGTTATGTTTTATACGGTCCGCAAACCCAACTGGTACTGACTGTCGGTCACGGCGTATTCGTCTTCACTTTGGACGATGCCAACCAATTCCTGCTGACCAAAGAAAATCCGCGCGTTCCCGAGTCTACTAAAGAATTCGCCATCAATATGTCCAACCAAAGACATTGGTTCGCCCCTGTTCAACAATACATTGATGAATTACTGGCAGGCGAAACCGGCGTACGCGGCAAAAACTACAATATGCGCTGGGTAGCCAGCATGGTTGCCGAAATCCACCGCATCCTGATGCGCGGCGGCGTATTCATGTATCCGCAAGACAAACGCGACCCATCCAAACCGGGCAAACTGCGCCTGATGTACGAAGCCAACCCGATGAGCCTGATTATGGAACAAGCCGGCGGCGCATCAAACGACGCCATCGAAGCCATGCTCGACATCCAACCTACCGGCCTGCACCAACGTGTTGCCGTATTCATGGGCAGCCGCGAAGAAGTGGAATACGTTTATAATCTGCATCAAAAATAA